One region of Streptomyces leeuwenhoekii genomic DNA includes:
- a CDS encoding DUF397 domain-containing protein, with translation MADVQESTAGTQDEDVRARKERERDELYALDISDVEWHSAPGTEEHEERVEIAYLPGGAVAMRSSLDPDTVLRYTEAEWRAFVLGARDGEFDLEPAPHNGGLAAQ, from the coding sequence ATGGCTGACGTACAGGAGAGCACTGCGGGGACGCAGGACGAGGACGTCAGGGCTCGAAAGGAGAGGGAGCGGGACGAGCTGTACGCACTGGACATCTCGGATGTCGAGTGGCACAGCGCGCCCGGCACCGAGGAGCACGAGGAGCGCGTCGAGATCGCCTACCTTCCTGGCGGGGCGGTGGCCATGCGGTCCTCCCTGGACCCGGACACCGTGCTGCGCTACACGGAGGCGGAGTGGCGGGCCTTCGTACTGGGCGCGCGCGACGGCGAGTTCGACCTGGAGCCCGCACCGCACAACGGGGGGCTCGCCGCGCAATAG
- the eccE gene encoding type VII secretion protein EccE, with translation MSTATRSRRRNGSRRTQENQGQPEPAQRSANPGRVSPAAPSLARRPGSIGPIRVQQLVGFELAAAVVLIGWLLRPIGLTVGIVLAVPLVLAGLLRRRGRPLPEWFTTARALRDRRKRNAEPVPPGTDPGFAPAVECDPALRTYAFHDREQREIGMVGDGTFLTALVQVQAADIPLRPAHGSRDIPLDLIQGLLEVDDIRLASVQVVQHTQPAPAPHLPPQAMAVRSYGPLQAQSMTPGLRLTWVALKLDPELCPEAVAARGGGMQGARRALQRVADQLASRLMGAGLQAKVLSESEVVAAIATSSCVNPLATTGSAALDGSRSTRRTAETSRAWRCDDRWHTTYWISRWPQLGGGAPALPQLVGALTSSPALASTFSLTISKRRGRVLALSGHVRLTGRGENGLDEAVQHLERAASAFKIGLVRLDREQLPGVLATLPLGGTR, from the coding sequence ATGAGCACTGCGACCAGGTCACGGCGCCGAAACGGCAGCCGTCGCACGCAGGAGAACCAAGGGCAACCGGAACCGGCGCAGCGGTCCGCGAACCCCGGTCGTGTGAGCCCGGCCGCGCCGTCGCTCGCCCGGCGCCCCGGCAGCATCGGCCCCATCCGCGTCCAGCAACTGGTCGGCTTCGAACTGGCCGCCGCGGTGGTCCTGATCGGCTGGCTCCTGCGCCCCATCGGTCTCACGGTCGGCATCGTGCTGGCCGTACCGCTGGTCCTGGCGGGTCTGCTGCGCCGGCGCGGCCGGCCGCTGCCCGAGTGGTTCACCACGGCCCGTGCCCTGCGGGACCGCAGGAAGCGCAACGCCGAGCCCGTCCCGCCCGGCACGGACCCCGGCTTCGCCCCGGCCGTCGAGTGCGACCCGGCGCTGCGCACCTACGCCTTCCACGACCGTGAGCAGCGCGAGATCGGCATGGTCGGCGACGGCACCTTCCTCACCGCGCTGGTGCAGGTGCAGGCCGCGGACATCCCCCTGCGTCCCGCCCACGGCAGCCGGGACATCCCCCTCGATCTGATCCAGGGCCTGCTCGAGGTGGACGACATCCGGCTCGCCTCCGTCCAGGTCGTCCAGCACACCCAGCCCGCGCCGGCCCCGCATCTGCCGCCGCAGGCCATGGCGGTCCGTTCCTACGGGCCGCTGCAGGCGCAGAGCATGACGCCGGGGCTGCGGCTGACCTGGGTCGCGCTCAAGCTCGATCCGGAGCTGTGCCCGGAGGCCGTGGCGGCCCGCGGCGGGGGCATGCAGGGCGCCCGGCGGGCGCTGCAGCGCGTCGCCGACCAACTGGCAAGTCGTCTCATGGGCGCGGGTCTGCAGGCCAAGGTGCTCAGCGAGTCGGAGGTCGTCGCGGCCATCGCCACCTCGAGCTGTGTCAACCCGCTGGCCACCACGGGCAGCGCCGCGCTCGACGGCAGCCGTTCCACACGCCGTACCGCCGAGACCTCCCGCGCGTGGCGGTGCGACGACCGCTGGCACACCACGTACTGGATCTCCCGCTGGCCGCAGCTCGGCGGCGGCGCCCCGGCGCTGCCCCAGCTCGTCGGCGCGCTCACCTCCTCCCCCGCCCTCGCCAGCACCTTCTCGCTCACCATCAGCAAGCGGAGGGGCAGGGTGCTGGCCCTGTCCGGGCATGTGCGTCTCACCGGCCGCGGTGAGAACGGGCTGGACGAGGCGGTCCAGCATCTGGAGCGGGCGGCGTCCGCGTTCAAGATCGGTCTGGTACGGCTCGATCGGGAGCAACTGCCCGGAGTTCTGGCCACCCTGCCGCTGGGAGGTACTCGCTGA